ACTGGCAAGCTCGGTCCCGCCGAAAACTTCAAGAAGATCGAGACCGCCTTCGAGTTCCTAAACACCTTCCTGGAGGGACAGGACTATGTAGCGGGCAACCAATTCACCGTGGCCGACATCGCCATTCTGTCCAGTGTCTCCACCTTTGAAGTTGTCGAGTTTGACATTAGCAAATACCCGAATGTGGCCAGGTGGTACGCCAATGCGAAGAAGACAACTCCGGGGTGGGACGAGAACTGGGAGGGTCTTCTGCAGATGAAGGCTATGATTGAGGCCCGAAAGGCCGAAGCAAAGTAgaagatatttaaataatgtatttaACTTGTTAGCAATGTATGTATTTgttcttttaatatattaaactaAGAGTTTAGAGAAACTTAACTATCgtaaaaaactatttattcAGAATGTATACgcctaaataaaaaaaaaaaacacaacaaatatACGAACCACGATGACAAACAATTTTCTTTCAAAAGAGAGATATGGCATTTCTATATATGAGAGAGGGCCCCACTTGAGAGTGTTCAGTTTTGCTTTTTCTCTTCAATGCAAAGCACGTAGTAAAAAACGTTCCCAAATGGATTTCTACTACACGCCAGTCGGCAGTGGGTGTCGGACGATTATCATGGTGGCCAAGGCTCTTGGAGTGGAACTTAACAGGAAGCCAATAAGCTTATCACAACAAGATCATCTAAAGCCAGAGTTCCTGAAGATCAATCCGCAGCACACCATTCCTACACTGGTGGACAATGGTTTTACCCTCTGGGAGTCGCGTGCCATTGCCATCTACCTGGTGGAGAAGTACGGCAAGGACGACTCGCTTTACCCCAAGGACCCCAAGCAGCAGGCTTTGATCAATCAGCGACTGTACTTCGATCTAGGCTTGTACGACACCTTCGCCAAGTACTATTACCCCATATTTCGCTCTGGCGAACCAGCCAACGCCGAAAACTTCAAGAAGATCGAGTCGGCCTTCGAGTTCCTGAACACCTTTCTGGAGGGTCAGGAGTATGTGGCGGGTGATCATCTAACTGTGGCTGATATTGCCATCTTATCCAGCGTCTCCACCTTTGATATTGTTGACTTTAATATAAGCAAGTACCCAAATGTGGCCAGGTGGTATGCTTATGCCAAGAAGATAACTCCCGGATGGGATGAGAATTGGGATGGCCTTCGGCAGATGGTCGAGAAAATTGAAGCCCTGAAGAACACAACAAAGTAATTagaatacaaattttttatgttattaaaaataaacgtattaataaatttaatgtttttactTCATAAAAcggaatattttaaacattttgttttgtatatatgtatattctatGCTAAAGTTGATACAACTAAAGTCTTCTTTGAGATAGGTGCAAAAAGTTGTTTAACCTTAAATGTATATGTACGCTAACCTATACATTTGCTTATTTCCCAAACAAACGAAATACGAAAAATAAATTCTCCCAGAGAGACATTAGCGTATATATGTAAGTAAATTAGAGTGGACTCGTAAATTGTAGGTacacattttatatttattataatataaaatatcaaatcaaaaattatattcttttaaaaatttaaataataaaattaaagtcaaTTCCTAAAAAATCTCTAATATCCGAGCGAGAAactaaaacttttaattaacaCAGGTCCACTCTAATGGACTCACAAATAATATCAGACAGGTAGATAATTCGCAACAACTTTGGTTTAAAAGTGGGAATTTCGGCAGGTACCTTTTTAGTTGTTTCTCTTCACTCCCACCGGCAAGACGGAATGGCGATGGCCATGCCTAATCTGGATCTCTACAACATGTCCGGTTCGCCGAGCACTCGGGCCATCATTATGACGGCCAAGGCAGTGGGAGTGGAACTGAACTCCATCACCGTGAATACCTTTGTGGGGGAGCAGCTGAAGCCGGAGTTCATGAAGATCAACCCACAGCACACCATTCCTACTCTGGTGGACAATGGATTTGCCATCTGGGAGTCGCGTGCTATCGTGGTGTACCTAGTGGAGCAGTACGGCAAACCCGACTCCGCTCTCTACCCCAAGGATCCCCAGAAGCGGGCTCTGATCAACCAGAGGCTGTACTTTGACATGGGCACCCTTTACGATGCCTTTGGCAAGTACTTCTTCCCACTTCTGCGCACTGGTAAGCCGGGAACCCAGGAGAACTTGGACAAGCTCAACACAGCCTTTGGACTGCTCAACACCTTCCTGGAGGGTCGGGATTATGTGGCCGGCAGTGAACTTTCCGTGGCTGACATCGTTATTTTGGCCACCGTTTCCACCATCGAAATGGTTGATTTcgatttgaagaaatttcccAACGTGGAAAGATGGTATAAAACTGCGCAGAAGGTGACTCCGGGTTGGGACGAAAATTTGCTGAGAATACAGGAAGCGAAAAAGTTTTTGGCCGCCAACTTAATAGAGAAACTGCCTTAAATTACAAATGTAATATCtttcttcaaaaatatataaaaatcgtGTCttcataaaaaagaaatttaataataatttaattatatattatagataTATTAGCAGGAATATGGTGGTTCTATTTGTTTACTCAGACCTTTGTGACAACAAGGCaataaaatttgcaattaaaattcccAATGCCTTGTTTAAGCCTAAGCAAGTTAACCCTAATACTTTTAATAGACTGATAACAATCAATATAATGTTATCAAGCAGATAGATAATATTCTTGATAAGTGCATTTTTTCGGCAAGAGCAAGATTAGTTGGTTCAATTCATTCCCACGAGGTAGACGGAATCATCGCAATGTCCACTCTGGATTTCTACAACATGGCCGGTGCGCCGGGCAGTCTGGCCGTCATTATGACGGCCAAGGCTGTGGGAGTGGAACTGAACTCCATTAACGTGAATACCACTAAAAATGAACATCTAAAGCCGGAGTTCGTAAAGATTAACCCGCAGCGCACCGTTCCTACACTGGTGGACAATGGATTCGTCGTCTGGGAGACCCGTGCCATCGTGGTCTACCTGGTGGAGAAGTACGGCAAACCGGACTCCTCTCTCTATCCCAAGGATCCCCAGATACGTGCAGTGATCAACCAGAGAATGTACTTCGACATGGGCACCCTTTACGATGCTTTTGATAAATATTACTTCTATATCCTGCGCAATG
Above is a genomic segment from Drosophila kikkawai strain 14028-0561.14 chromosome 3R, DkikHiC1v2, whole genome shotgun sequence containing:
- the LOC108077628 gene encoding glutathione S-transferase D6-like isoform X1; the encoded protein is MSTLDFYNMAGAPGSLAVIMTAKAVGVELNSINVNTTKNEHLKPEFVKINPQRTVPTLVDNGFVVWETRAIVVYLVEKYGKPDSSLYPKDPQIRAVINQRMYFDMGTLYDAFDKYYFYILRNGKEETEENLEKLNAAFKLLNTFLEGQDYVAGSQMSVADFVIFATVLVIRVVDFDLKEFPNVDRWFTNVQNVPLAWAQDLRVLCDVKKFLCSNLKK
- the LOC108077628 gene encoding glutathione S-transferase D6-like isoform X2, with protein sequence MSTLDFYNMAGAPGSLAVIMTAKAVGVELNSINRTVPTLVDNGFVVWETRAIVVYLVEKYGKPDSSLYPKDPQIRAVINQRMYFDMGTLYDAFDKYYFYILRNGKEETEENLEKLNAAFKLLNTFLEGQDYVAGSQMSVADFVIFATVLVIRVVDFDLKEFPNVDRWFTNVQNVPLAWAQDLRVLCDVKKFLCSNLKK
- the LOC108077711 gene encoding uncharacterized protein produces the protein MDFYYTPVGSGCRTIIMVAKALGVELNRKPISLSQQDHLKPEFLKINPQHTIPTLVDNGFTLWESRAIAIYLVEKYGKDDSLYPKDPKQQALINQRLYFDLGLYDTFAKYYYPIFRSGEPANAENFKKIESAFEFLNTFLEGQEYVAGDHLTVADIAILSSVSTFDIVDFNISKYPNVARWYAYAKKITPGWDENWDGLRQLKCIYGMAMAMPNLDLYNMSGSPSTRAIIMTAKAVGVELNSITVNTFVGEQLKPEFMKINPQHTIPTLVDNGFAIWESRAIVVYLVEQYGKPDSALYPKDPQKRALINQRLYFDMGTLYDAFGKYFFPLLRTGKPGTQENLDKLNTAFGLLNTFLEGRDYVAGSELSVADIVILATVSTIEMVDFDLKKFPNVERWYKTAQKVTPGWDENLLRIQEAKKFLAANLIEKLP